One genomic window of Oncorhynchus kisutch isolate 150728-3 linkage group LG26, Okis_V2, whole genome shotgun sequence includes the following:
- the f5 gene encoding coagulation factor V isoform X3, with translation MRLRSWEWTHRLLPLLVLFSVLLSHTTAEQHSDRKRYYYIAAVNIDWDYTSNGPQRSGPSYRKAVYREYEKGFKQAKTHPSWLGLLGPTIRGQEGETIVVMFKNMADCPYSLHAHGIAYGKQSEGSLYFDNTSQFEKEDDAVPPGGEHTYYWEVTSDIVPRAADPSCLTYTYLSHFDIVKDYNSGLIGTLLICKAGSLDVSGEQVLFHQEYVFLMGVLDESKSWYKPKMDSATATQSHIKHTINGYTNGSVPGLTVCAHTSVSLHLVGMSSEPELFSVHINGQVLQQADHRVSSVGLIAGTATSANMTAVNTGRWLLSSHTSKHLEAGMHGFVEVRSCEGFNPPKRKLTIKQKRESQEWTYYIAAEEVVWDYAPNMPEYIDGDFKFKYLKRSPERIGQKYKKAVYTQYKDAKFTERAENKQRKMEVGIIGPVIRAQIHDVIKIVFKNMATRPYSIYPHGLTIDKVAEGANYPAGGNQTHGVQPGETHTYVWQVIEEDEPLAGDSQCLTRMYHSAVNTPRDIASGLVGPLLICKSQSLNKRNVQLKSDKEQHAMFTVFDENKSWYLDDNIVSYSEPAKVKKEDPEFYKSNVMHTINGYVFESGQLLGFCNGEIVTWHVSSVGEQDYIQTATFYGHTFELNDQTEDFLSLFPMTGETITMNMDNIGVWLLASMNSHETTKGMRVKFRDVECFRDYVYEYEDETMTATETDPKVSADFSIWKPMDINEAKDKEKKDEVKEKKKMVEIDDYTAGWADFLDLRSIKKKTNETDVEMLDLSPYDYDSADVPDPDGDANANHTSSSYDAPTNASLAERETIDGGNFTTKALLNKSIIENATEALNFTTDQLHSNLNSSSMAETESMNKTAHNNSLSFVDSNITSVSTNSTEVTSTKDSPGPFNNSSKAESERVMQIRGDWATVNSTSKVEALVGELEGRITRGDVFSYSVPLPDPSSNTTEENKGIDAHDIVLLARESTTASSNENGTASNSSPNITNQSESVVSAEVAEFIFTLVEEHNMTNFDLETEDNITVNGPLDTNTTTEQGNGTYFSDATSTPGNVSSVVPQNGTQPSDIETFSDIVPKQNDTANTSGLNHWNSSEETSSESEKNAAVPDAVVELSSESSEFSNDTTDANPAAANLSLSTNQQPDSSSEEILSKSSESSKEEVVIYLRNNRSEVIRTISVDLQGEHWGYEGTHEMVPMEMPDHMTKYIGNELPEPPNTLEPSPTPEMRKPNIKVVHRRQRPRKGYAMKTKKKKEYKPQPPRGRSFSPRGFKPPPITGQTPRGTRPISSEEDFSNKAIVIGVPRPDFSDYEIYVQSDGSDDPDAVLDMAAISAREEYEYVDYIDPYKEKEDMHDLTLDENAKYFLKMAGDNVRTYFITAEEVQWDYGGYGQKRMDKAQKADRSTRFTKVVFRGYLDSTFSTPDIRGEMDEHLGILGPVIKAEVGQTIMVFFRNLASRPYSLHANGVSYTKQTEGLSYEDESKYWYKYDNEVQPNTTYTYLWKVNANVGPTGDESDCRTWAYYSGVNPEKDINSGLIGPLLVCRKGTLSTKAVDMREFILLFMTFDESKSWYYEKNHEIMERKNKRARVMDHDFSDNLKFSAINGIIFSLKGLRMYTNQTVRWHLFNMGSPRDLHSVHFHGQTFIHKQTRDHTQAVYPLLPGGFATLEMLPSKPGLWQLESEVGLSQQRGMQTLFLVLDNKCYHPLGLISGSVKDNQITANDKRGYWEPHLARLNNQGKYNAWSTDKTGSWIQVDFQRPVVISQVATQGAKQMFSSHYMVNYTISYSTDKRKWIYYKGDSNEFRMTFTGNEEAHQVKVNTLFPPLIGRFIRLHPLHSHNSPMVRMEYYGCELDGCSVPLGMESGRIEHHRITASSTASSWYSGSWQASLARLNTQGTINAWQAKNNNMNQWLQVELAQVKKITGIITQGAKSLGTEMYVICYTLEYSDDGLHWMKYTDDDDNMSKTFPGNTDNNGHVKNYIYPPIFSRFIRVIPQSWKTSITLRIELLGCDFE, from the exons GCTCCCTGTACTTTGACAACACGTCTCAATTTGAGAAGGAAGACGATGCGGTGCCCCCTGGAGGTGAACACACATACTACTGGGAGGTGACATCAGACATTGTCCCCCGGGCCgcagacccctcctgtctcacctACACCTACCTCTCCCACTTTGACATTGTCAAGGACTACAACTCGGGACTGATCGGCACCCTGCTCATCTGTAAAGCAg GTAGTCTTGACGTGTCTGGAGAACAGGTGTTGTTCCACCAGGAATACGTCTTCCTCATGGGAGTGTTGGATGAGAGTAAGAGCTGGTATAAGCCAAAGATGGACAGTGCCACTGCCACCCAAAGCCACATCAAACACACAATCAATGGATACACCAACGGATCAGTGccag gTCTGACTGTCTGCGCCCACACCTCTGTCAGCCTGCACCTGGTGGGCATGAGTTCAGAGCCTGAGCTGTTCTCGGTGCACATCAATGGGCAGGTCCTGCAGCAGGCTGACCATCGGGTCTCCTCGGTGGGCCTGATCGCTGGCACTGCAACCAGCGCCAACATGACCGCCGTCAACACGGGCCGCTggctcctctcctcacacaccaGCAAGCACCTGGAGG CTGGTATGCATGGCTTTGTCGAAGTGAGGAGCTGCGAGGGCTTTAACCCTCCCAAACGTAAGCTGACCATCAAGCAGAAACGAGAGAGCCAGGAGTGGACCTATTATATCGCAGCTGAGGAGGTTGTCTGGGACTACGCACCAAACATGCCAGAATACATTGACGG AGACTTCAAGTTCAAGTATCTGAAGCGAAGCCCAGAGCGTATAGGCCAGAAATATAAGAAGGCAGTGTACACGCAGTACAAAGATGCCAAGTTCACTGAGAGGGCCGAAAACAAACAGAGGAAGATGGAGGTGGGCATCATTGGCCCTGTCATCAGGGCGCAGATCCATGATGTCATCAAG ATTGTCTTTAAGAACATGGCCACGCGGCCGTATAGCATCTACCCACACGGACTGACCATCGACAAAGTAGCAGAGGGGGCCAACTACCCAGCAGGAGGTAACCAGACCCATGGGGTTCAGCCTGGCGAGACGCACACCTATGTGTGGCAGGTGATCGAAGAGGATGAACCTTTGGCGGGCGACTCGCAATGCCTGACCCGTATGTACCACAGTGCAGTGAACACACCCCGAGACATCGCCTCAGGCCTAGTTGGACCTCTGCTCATCTGCAAGAGCCAGTCCCTCAACAAGAGGAATGTGCAG CTGAAATCAGACAAAGAACAGCACGCCATGTTTACTGTTTTTGATGAGAATAAGAGCTGGTATCTAGATGACAACATTGTATCGTACAGTGAACCAGCAAAGGTCAagaaagaagacccagagttttaTAAATCAAACGTTATGCATA CGATTAACGGTTACGTGTTCGAGAGTGGTCAGCTGCTGGGCTTCTGCAATGGTGAGATCGTGACGTGGCACGTGTCCAGTGTTGGAGAGCAGGACTACATCCAGACTGCAACCTTCTACGGTCACACTTTCGAATTGAACGATCAGACGGAGGACTTCCTCAGCCTGTTCCCCATGACTGGAGAGACCATCACCATGAACATGGATAACATTG GTGTTTGGCTGCTGGCTTCCATGAACTCCCATGAGACCACCAAGGGAATGCGTGTGAAGTTCAGAGACGTGGAGTGCTTCCGAGACTACGTCTATGAATACGAAGACGAGACCATGACGGCGACAGAGACGGATCCGAAGGTCAGCGCTGACTTCTCCATCTGGAAACCCATGGACATTAACGAGGCTAAAGATAAGGAGAAGAAGGATGAGGTGAAAGAGAAAAAGAAGATGGTGGAGATTGATGATTATACAGCGGGCTGGGCCGATTTTCTGGATCTTAGGTCAATCAAGAAAAAGACGAATGAGACGGACGTGGAGATGTTGGATCTCTCTCCGTACGACTACGATAGCGCTGATGTGCCTGATCCCGACGGAGACGCGAATGCAAACCACACCTCATCCTCTTACGATGCACCTACAAACGCGTCATTGGCCGAGAGGGAGACGATTGACGGAGGCAACTTTACGACAAAGGCTTTGTTGAACAAGAGCATAATTGAGAATGCAACAGAAGCGCTGAACTTTACCACAGATCAGTTACACTCAAATCTTAACAGCTCCTCAATGGCTGAGACTGAATCAATGAACAAAACAGCTCATAACAACAGTTTATCATTTGTCGACAGCAACATCACTTCAGTAAGTACCAATAGTACAGAAGTTACATCAACCAAAGATTCACCAGGTCCGTTCAACAATAGCTCAAAggctgagagtgagagagtgatgcAGATCAGAGGGGATTGGGCCACTGTGAATAGCACCTCAAAAGTTGAAGCATTAGTGGGAGAGTTAGAGGGAAGGATTACACGAGGCGATGTCTTCTCTTACTCTGTGCCTCTTCCCGACCCCTCTTCCAACACCACAGAAGAGAACAAGGGGATTGACGCCCACGATATTGTACTCCTGGCCAGAGAGTCTACAACTGCTTCATCCAATGAAAACGGAACAGCTTCAAATTCATCTCCGAATATAACCAACCAATCAGAGAGTGTGGTGAGTGCTGAAGTTGCAGAGTTCATTTTTACCTTGGTGGAAGAACACAACATGACCAACTTTGACCTTGAAACTGAGGATAACATAACCGTGAACGGTCCATtggacaccaacaccaccacagaGCAAGGAAATGGTACCTATTTCTCTGACGCCACGTCCACACCTGGAAACGTCAGCAGTGTGGTGCCACAAAATGGCACACAACCATCAGACATTGAAACATTCTCTGACATAGTGCCCAAACAAAATGACACAGCAAACACTTCTGGTTTGAACCACTGGAATTCATCAGAGGAGACTAGTTCTGAGAGTGAAAAGAACGCCGCTGTGCCGGATGCCGTTGTAGAGTTGTCCTCAGAAAGCTCAGAATTCTCTAATGATACTACTGACGCTAATCCTGCTGCGGCCAATCTGTcactgtcaaccaatcagcagCCAGACAGCAGCTCGGAGGAAATTCTATCCAAGAGTTCTGAGAGCTCCAAGGAGGAAGTGGTAATCTACCTGAGAAACAACAGGAGTGAGGTCATCCGCACCATCTCTGTTGACCTGCAGGGGGAGCACTGGGGCTATGAGGGGACACACGAGATGGTCCCAATGGAGATGCCAGATCACATGACGAAATATATTGGAAACGAGCTCCCAGAGCCGCCAAATACTCTGGAACCAAGCCCAACTCCGGAAATGCGGAAACCCAACATCAAGGTCGTCCACCGCAGACAAAGACCCCGTAAAGGCTATGCCATGAAAACCAAGAAGAAGAAGGAGTACAAGCCCCAGCCTCCGAGAGGCCGCAGTTTCTCCCCCAGGGGTTTCAAACCCCCTCCTATCACCGGTCAAACCCCCAGAGGGACCCGACCCATTTCCAGCGAGGAGGACTTCTCAAACAAAGCCATTGTGATTGGCGTGCCACGACCCGACTTCAGCGACTATGAGATTTATGTCCAGAGTGACGGCAGTGATGACCCGGATGCTGTCCTAGACATGGCAGCGATTAGCGCTAGAGAGGAGTATGAGTACGTCGACTACATTGACCCATACAAAGAGAAGGAGGACATGCACGACCTAACTCTGGATGAGAATGCAAAATATTTCCTCAAAATGGCGGGTGATAACGTGAGGACATACTTCATTACTGCGGAGGAGGTGCAGTGGGACTACGGGGGTTATGGACAGAA GAGGATGGATAAGGCGCAGAAAGCCGACAGGTCCACAAGATTCACCAAGGTAGTGTTCCGAGGTTACCTGGACAGCACGTTCAGCACGCCAGACATCCGGGGGGAGATGGACGAACACCTGGGCATCCTGGGGCCAGTCATCAAGGCAGAGGTTGGACAGACCATAATG GTATTTTTCAGGAACCTGGCCAGCCGCCCGTACTCCTTGCACGCCAATGGGGTTTCCTACACCAAGCAGACAGAGGGGTTGTCCTACGAGGACGAGTCCAAGTACTGGTACAAGTATGACAACGAAGTCCAGCCCAACACCACATACACATACCTCTGGAAGGTCAACGCCAATGTCGGGCCCACCGGAGACGAGTCAGACTGTCGCACCTGGGCCTACTACTCTGGGGTTAACCCT GAGAAAGATATAAACTCTGGTCTGATTGGGCCATTGCTGGTGTGTCGTAAGGGCACTCTGAGCACGAAGGCAGTGGACATGAGGGAGTTCATACTCCTCTTCATGACCTTCGATGAGTCCAAGAGCTGGTACTACGAGAAGAACCATGAGATAATGGAGAGGAAGAACAAACGAGCCAGGGTGATGGACCATGACTTCAGCGATAACCTCAAATTCAGTG CCATCAACGGAATCATCTTCAGTCTGAAGGGTCTGAGGATGTACACTAACCAGACGGTCCGCTGGCACCTCTTCAACATGGGATCTCCCAGAGACCTCCACAGTGTCCACTTCCACGGCCAGACCTTCATCCACAAACAGACCAGGGACCACACCCAGGCTGTCTACCCACTGCTGCCTG GGGGCTTTGCAACTCTGGAGATGTTGCCTTCCAAGCCGGGGCTGTGGCAGCTGGAGTCAGAGGTTGGACTCtcccaacagagagggatgcagacCCTCTTCCTGGTTCTAGATAATA AGTGTTACCATCCACTGGGTCTGATTTCTGGGAGCGTCAAAGACAACCAGATCACAGCGAACGACAAAAGAG GCTACTGGGAGCCCCATCTGGCCAGACTGAACAACCAAGGCAAATACAATGCATGGAGTACAGACAAGACAGGCAGCTGGATACAG GTAGACTTTCAGAGGCCCGTGGTGATCAGTCAGGTCGCGACACAGGGCGCCAAGCAGATGTTCTCCTCCCACTACATGGTCAACTACACCATATCCTACAGCACGGACAAGAGGAAGTGGATCTACTACAAGGGAGACAGCAACGAGTTCAGGATG ACATTCACTGGTAACGAGGAAGCTCATCAGGTGAAGGTCAacaccctcttccctcccctgaTTGGTCGGTTTATCAGACTTCACCCTCTCCACTCCCACAACTCGCCCATGGTCCGCATGGAGTACTACGGCTGTGAGCTGGACG GTTGCTCAGTGCCCCTGGGTATGGAGAGTGGGCGGATAGAGCACCATCGTATCACTGCCAGCTCTACAGCCTCCagctggtactctggttcctggCAAGCCTCACTGGCACGACTCAACACACAGGGCACCATCAACGCATGGCAAGCCAAG AAtaacaacatgaaccagtggctGCAGGTGGAGCTGGCCCAGGTAAAGAAGATCACAGGTATCATAACGCAGGGGGCCAAGTCCCTGGGCACAGAGATGTACGTCATCTGTTACACTCTGGAGTACAGCGATGATGGACTACACTGGATGAAGTACACTGACGATGATGACAACATGTCAAAG ACTTTCCCCGGCAACACGGATAACAATGGCCATGTGAAGAACTACATTTATCCTCCAATCTTCTCTCGCTTTATCAGAGTCATCCCTCAGAGCTGGAAGACCTCCATCACGCTCAGGATAGAACTGCTGGGCTGTGACTTTGaatga